Proteins encoded together in one Jeotgalibacillus aurantiacus window:
- a CDS encoding gamma-type small acid-soluble spore protein, giving the protein MKKQTNKTQTGTNVEEVQKQNAAGQYGAEFASETNAAEVKRQNQQSESKKNQPANNKQSR; this is encoded by the coding sequence ATGAAAAAGCAAACAAACAAAACACAAACAGGTACAAACGTTGAAGAAGTACAAAAGCAAAACGCTGCTGGTCAATACGGTGCTGAATTTGCATCAGAAACAAATGCTGCAGAAGTAAAAAGACAAAACCAGCAATCAGAAAGCAAAAAGAACCAGCCTGCAAACAACAAGCAATCACGATAA
- a CDS encoding YgaB family protein — MNLFKEKVHQQMEIAEELLYLYAEKEKKKKMMDFLASMNIEESAEHIGYQLRELDQKLKQVQEMFDKRMNEVIEAYHTKPDL, encoded by the coding sequence ATGAATTTATTCAAAGAAAAAGTACATCAGCAAATGGAAATCGCAGAGGAGCTTCTTTATCTATACGCTGAAAAAGAAAAGAAGAAAAAAATGATGGATTTTTTAGCGTCGATGAACATTGAGGAATCTGCTGAACATATCGGCTACCAGCTGAGAGAGCTTGATCAGAAACTCAAACAAGTGCAGGAAATGTTTGATAAAAGAATGAACGAAGTAATCGAGGCATACCACACCAAACCTGATTTGTGA
- the ntdP gene encoding nucleoside tri-diphosphate phosphatase, which translates to MTLPVEGQSIQIHSYKHDGLIHRVWQETTVLKGTRNIVIGGNDRTIVTESDGRTWLTREPAICYFHAEHWFNIICMLRDDGVYYYCNISSPFVFEDGALKYIDYDLDIKVYPDMSYTLLDEDEYEEHRKLMGYPNVIDRILQRNVDKLIRWIKQRRGPFAPDFIDVWYSRYLFQKRYRLKE; encoded by the coding sequence ATGACGCTACCAGTTGAAGGGCAAAGTATTCAAATTCACAGCTATAAGCATGATGGACTGATACATCGGGTCTGGCAGGAAACGACTGTTCTGAAAGGGACGCGTAATATTGTCATTGGCGGTAATGACCGGACGATCGTCACTGAATCTGACGGGCGTACCTGGCTGACGCGCGAGCCGGCGATCTGTTATTTCCATGCTGAGCACTGGTTTAATATTATTTGTATGCTTCGTGACGACGGGGTTTATTATTACTGCAACATAAGTTCTCCGTTCGTATTCGAAGATGGTGCTTTAAAGTATATTGATTACGATCTCGATATTAAGGTGTACCCGGATATGTCCTATACACTTCTTGATGAGGACGAGTATGAGGAACATCGTAAGCTGATGGGTTATCCAAATGTGATTGACCGCATCCTGCAGCGTAACGTGGATAAACTGATTCGCTGGATTAAGCAGAGGCGCGGACCGTTTGCGCCGGATTTCATTGATGTATGGTACAGCAGATATCTCTTTCAGAAGAGATATCGTTTAAAAGAATAA